From one Enterobacter kobei genomic stretch:
- a CDS encoding cupin domain-containing protein, with product MSLYDLRTEAQALPQSWHSHVLGHVGNANLKVLRMDERSVIEEVHEYDEGLLVLEGRLELRVRGKKISVTSGQLYIARAGVPHTVEIGSYGTLVIIDLPET from the coding sequence ATGTCTCTTTATGACCTCAGGACCGAAGCGCAGGCGTTACCACAGTCATGGCACTCTCACGTACTAGGGCACGTAGGGAACGCAAATCTCAAAGTTCTACGAATGGATGAACGCTCAGTAATAGAAGAGGTACATGAGTATGACGAGGGGTTACTGGTCCTTGAGGGACGTCTGGAACTGCGTGTTAGAGGTAAAAAAATTTCTGTAACCTCTGGCCAGCTTTATATAGCCAGGGCTGGGGTTCCTCATACCGTGGAAATCGGCAGCTATGGCACATTGGTTATCATCGACTTACCAGAAACATAA
- a CDS encoding winged helix-turn-helix transcriptional regulator — protein MRSNDFSNMACPVADILSVLGDKWTGLLLRDLMLGKNRYNDLQKSSNITNSTLSDRLKNLEQNGLVRKQRYQTRPDRYEYCLTEQGTDMAWLIMAMAKIGTKWNLSGWKNVPLRFVNKETGMPVRLGLLDEDTGEEINLENVIPVTQMLKEMPEDSDAHA, from the coding sequence ATGAGATCAAATGACTTTAGTAATATGGCCTGTCCCGTTGCCGACATACTTAGCGTACTCGGCGACAAATGGACGGGTTTACTGTTGCGTGATTTAATGCTTGGCAAAAATCGTTACAATGATTTGCAAAAATCCAGCAACATCACTAACTCCACTCTTTCCGACCGCTTAAAAAATCTTGAACAAAATGGTTTGGTCCGAAAACAGCGCTATCAAACTCGCCCTGATCGCTACGAATACTGTCTTACCGAGCAAGGCACTGATATGGCGTGGCTTATTATGGCAATGGCGAAAATTGGCACGAAATGGAATTTATCAGGTTGGAAAAATGTGCCGCTGCGTTTTGTCAATAAAGAAACTGGCATGCCTGTGCGTTTAGGATTACTGGATGAAGATACTGGCGAAGAAATAAACCTTGAGAATGTCATTCCGGTCACGCAAATGCTAAAGGAGATGCCAGAGGATTCTGATGCACATGCATGA
- a CDS encoding cytochrome b yields the protein MTATTPALKRQRYDSFTLALHWITAASVIFLFASAHIWALLERGTPLRKGLQAVHISCGILLALVMVVRLLWRLFSQRSRQFSMPPLEGSNLAKGLAHGMHSALYLLLFTQIVLGFLYRWSQHEPFQFFGLFDLTGWVDITPTQRHTLAQWHDTVAWALILLALLHALAALFHHYLLRDGVLRRMLPGRAFR from the coding sequence ATGACTGCAACAACGCCGGCGCTGAAACGACAGCGCTACGATAGCTTTACTCTCGCCCTGCACTGGATCACCGCGGCCAGCGTCATTTTCCTTTTTGCCAGCGCACATATCTGGGCGTTGCTGGAGCGCGGGACGCCGCTGCGAAAAGGGTTGCAGGCCGTGCATATTTCCTGCGGCATCCTGCTGGCGTTGGTGATGGTTGTCCGCCTGCTCTGGCGGCTATTCAGCCAGCGCTCTCGCCAGTTTTCGATGCCGCCGCTTGAAGGCTCCAATCTGGCGAAAGGGCTCGCGCATGGCATGCACAGCGCGCTCTATCTGCTTCTTTTTACTCAAATCGTGCTCGGGTTTCTTTACCGCTGGTCGCAGCATGAGCCTTTCCAGTTCTTTGGTCTGTTCGACCTGACAGGCTGGGTCGACATTACCCCCACCCAGCGGCATACCCTTGCTCAGTGGCATGACACGGTAGCGTGGGCGCTGATCTTACTGGCACTGTTGCATGCGCTGGCCGCGCTTTTCCATCACTACCTGTTACGGGACGGCGTGCTGCGTCGCATGCTGCCTGGCCGTGCGTTTCGTTAA
- a CDS encoding NAD(P)H-binding protein produces the protein MSNKILITGAGGAVGSVSDLIIKNLVAKGHDVRAFMRPTNKKDTEIEALGAEVIKGDLLNLHDVAKALEGVDIVYFSMSLSPYYSDAYIILMEACRKQGKIKALINLSEYEQSFMGYDVMVQDPAARTRYIGGGVSDWSPQQRAHWVSERALEWSGLPHVNIHASVFVENPIFSWFSLGTVAQKHVFEAPFKEEKIAIITAYDLAEAVANIINNVEGHIGKSYTLTGDELIDMAGLAQIYSEIFGFDVQHRYIDKDEWAEKYLGILREQNQLHTEAHLKNLLKLLTSPKYNGHITRDLEKLLGHKPKGIQYSLEHLPRITEIKQQLTKL, from the coding sequence ATGAGCAATAAAATCTTGATTACTGGCGCAGGCGGAGCAGTTGGTTCGGTGAGCGATTTGATTATTAAAAATTTGGTGGCAAAAGGCCACGACGTTCGTGCTTTTATGCGTCCGACCAATAAAAAAGATACAGAAATCGAAGCGTTAGGCGCAGAAGTCATCAAAGGCGATCTGCTAAACTTACACGATGTAGCCAAAGCCCTGGAAGGCGTGGATATTGTCTATTTCAGTATGAGCCTAAGTCCCTATTATTCTGACGCTTATATCATTTTGATGGAAGCATGCCGTAAGCAAGGAAAGATTAAGGCGCTGATTAACCTATCCGAATATGAACAAAGTTTTATGGGCTACGACGTTATGGTTCAGGATCCAGCCGCTCGTACTCGTTACATCGGCGGCGGCGTCAGCGACTGGTCACCACAGCAGCGAGCGCATTGGGTCAGTGAACGTGCACTGGAATGGTCTGGACTTCCTCACGTGAATATTCACGCCAGTGTGTTTGTTGAAAACCCTATTTTCAGTTGGTTTTCCCTGGGAACGGTGGCACAGAAACATGTGTTCGAAGCGCCTTTTAAAGAAGAAAAAATAGCTATTATTACCGCCTATGATTTAGCCGAAGCTGTGGCAAACATTATTAATAATGTGGAAGGGCATATTGGAAAATCATACACATTAACCGGTGATGAATTAATTGATATGGCAGGGCTTGCACAAATATATAGCGAAATTTTTGGCTTCGATGTGCAACACCGTTACATCGACAAAGACGAGTGGGCAGAAAAATATCTCGGTATTTTACGCGAACAAAACCAACTGCATACAGAAGCACACTTAAAAAACCTGCTTAAATTACTCACCAGTCCAAAATACAACGGCCATATCACCCGCGACTTAGAAAAATTACTGGGACACAAGCCTAAAGGCATTCAATATTCTCTGGAACACCTGCCAAGAATTACAGAAATTAAGCAGCAGCTGACAAAACTGTAA
- a CDS encoding anti-sigma factor family protein — translation MKSIRFTAPYSDEAIVAWLDGEMEASDARRFEAALAEDAQLAARADALRVNQQEIASAFAPLLNEAPQSRMEAQLATLLARPAATAPTASGVSRRALIAASLSFLVIGSGLGYLAHPATKPLGESEKIRDLEAQYMSLYSAETLLDADSSPAALQRGLARTAQDIGLQANEQQLELHGAELKMVRILRYDTTSIAQIAWMHADYGPMALCISPDSQPARAALNHEQRHQMNLVWWHSDGYQFVLIGRNPTSQLKQNALTLQAALS, via the coding sequence GTGAAATCCATAAGATTTACAGCACCCTATAGCGATGAGGCTATCGTCGCCTGGCTGGATGGCGAAATGGAGGCAAGCGATGCCCGGCGTTTCGAGGCCGCGCTGGCTGAGGATGCACAGCTCGCCGCACGCGCTGATGCGTTAAGGGTGAACCAGCAAGAGATTGCCAGCGCTTTTGCGCCACTGCTTAATGAAGCACCGCAATCACGCATGGAAGCACAACTCGCCACCCTGCTCGCCCGGCCAGCGGCAACCGCACCGACGGCCAGTGGCGTCAGCCGACGGGCGCTAATCGCCGCCTCGCTCAGTTTTCTGGTGATCGGTTCAGGGCTGGGCTATCTGGCACACCCTGCAACTAAGCCGTTGGGAGAGAGCGAAAAAATTCGTGACCTTGAGGCGCAATATATGTCGCTCTACAGCGCAGAGACACTGCTTGATGCAGACAGCTCGCCCGCAGCATTGCAGCGCGGGCTGGCACGCACGGCACAGGACATCGGTTTACAGGCGAATGAGCAACAACTTGAACTTCATGGAGCAGAGCTGAAAATGGTGCGCATTCTGCGTTATGACACCACCTCCATTGCGCAGATCGCCTGGATGCATGCCGATTATGGCCCAATGGCGCTCTGCATTTCGCCGGACAGCCAGCCCGCACGCGCGGCGCTGAATCACGAGCAGCGCCACCAGATGAACCTTGTCTGGTGGCACTCGGATGGTTATCAGTTTGTGTTGATTGGCCGTAACCCCACGTCCCAGCTTAAGCAAAACGCGCTCACCCTGCAGGCAGCACTTTCCTAG
- a CDS encoding MFS transporter: MSLITTMSNHKAFIRIAVAMAFIQFTNALEYMMFNPVFAFMAADFAVPVAFSGYVSGMYTFGAVLSGIIAFYWIDRFNKKRFLIANMALLGLLTLLTTFTSSFSLLLALRFCAGLVGGTTMGVGISILINLAPANLRGKMLATVIASFSMVSIVGMPTILFLCGHYGWHVALWFITTLCLLALPLIVSTIPQDPVAFDTPHALPLDVNTLLFASSNALAQFSPMLVIPVLVPLMTQQLGASQGLLPWLFFAGGVAGYLSTKMTGALTSCFSALFLATGSTIIFIVSLLIPILGYPHAGLFITVFLGASYSRLVCSSALTITFPGEGQRAGFSSLQSSLMYLITTVAFFLSAFLLPGHAIAPQNMNTLLGVCAISASGFPIIVIILQKKLAKRTLQPDHLIND; the protein is encoded by the coding sequence ATGTCACTTATCACAACAATGTCTAATCATAAAGCCTTCATCCGGATAGCGGTTGCCATGGCTTTTATCCAGTTCACAAATGCACTGGAATATATGATGTTCAATCCTGTTTTTGCTTTTATGGCAGCAGACTTTGCCGTTCCCGTAGCATTCTCAGGCTACGTATCCGGCATGTATACCTTCGGGGCGGTCCTGTCGGGAATTATCGCCTTTTACTGGATTGATCGTTTCAATAAGAAACGTTTTTTGATCGCCAACATGGCACTACTCGGCCTGCTGACACTTTTGACGACATTCACCTCCAGCTTTAGTCTTCTGCTTGCATTACGATTCTGCGCAGGGCTGGTTGGAGGCACAACAATGGGGGTGGGTATCAGTATATTGATAAATCTTGCACCGGCTAATTTGCGCGGAAAAATGTTGGCGACGGTCATTGCATCATTTTCGATGGTAAGCATTGTTGGAATGCCCACGATCCTATTTTTGTGCGGTCATTACGGCTGGCATGTCGCTTTGTGGTTTATCACTACGCTGTGTTTGTTGGCATTGCCACTGATAGTTTCCACCATCCCTCAGGATCCAGTCGCTTTCGACACACCCCACGCACTGCCTCTCGATGTCAATACTTTACTGTTCGCTTCCAGTAATGCGCTTGCACAGTTTAGTCCGATGCTGGTCATTCCTGTTCTGGTACCATTAATGACACAGCAACTGGGGGCATCTCAAGGCCTGCTGCCATGGCTTTTTTTCGCAGGGGGTGTTGCAGGATACCTGTCAACAAAAATGACAGGCGCGTTGACTTCCTGCTTCTCTGCTTTGTTTCTGGCTACAGGATCAACCATCATCTTTATTGTGAGTTTGCTAATACCCATTCTGGGCTATCCGCATGCGGGGCTATTTATAACTGTATTTCTCGGTGCGTCTTACAGTCGTCTGGTTTGTTCCTCGGCGCTGACCATTACGTTTCCTGGTGAAGGGCAACGGGCGGGATTTTCTTCATTGCAGTCATCACTAATGTACCTGATCACAACGGTCGCATTTTTTCTGTCAGCTTTTCTATTACCTGGGCACGCCATAGCACCACAAAATATGAACACATTGCTGGGGGTATGTGCAATTTCCGCATCGGGGTTCCCAATCATCGTTATCATTCTGCAAAAGAAACTGGCTAAGCGTACGCTCCAACCGGATCATCTCATCAATGATTAG
- a CDS encoding tetratricopeptide repeat protein, with protein sequence MKLPIAMIQRLLPVAFILLSAPVFAAGDDSSNSKTPDCPTGQVYDSSTKQCVPEKTSQLSDEDKTRYAYHLAKKGEYQAALNLLNTLKNGNTAEAWNYRGYATRKLGRTDEGIGYYQRAIALDPTYAKVREYLGEAWLIKGRPDLAKAQLKTIATLCGQSCEEYRDLEAAINGHAES encoded by the coding sequence ATGAAATTACCCATCGCCATGATTCAACGTCTGCTGCCTGTGGCCTTTATTCTGTTAAGCGCGCCGGTTTTTGCCGCTGGTGACGATAGCAGCAACAGCAAAACGCCGGACTGCCCAACCGGGCAGGTGTACGACAGTTCCACAAAGCAGTGCGTGCCCGAAAAAACAAGCCAGCTCAGTGATGAAGATAAAACCCGTTACGCCTATCATCTGGCAAAAAAGGGCGAGTATCAGGCGGCCCTGAATCTGCTCAATACGCTGAAAAATGGCAATACGGCTGAAGCATGGAATTATCGGGGCTACGCCACGCGCAAACTGGGGCGTACGGATGAGGGTATCGGCTATTATCAGCGCGCTATCGCCCTCGATCCCACTTATGCCAAAGTGCGGGAATATCTGGGTGAGGCGTGGCTTATCAAAGGGCGTCCTGACCTTGCGAAAGCACAGCTGAAAACCATCGCCACACTCTGCGGGCAGAGTTGCGAGGAGTATCGGGATCTCGAGGCGGCGATTAATGGCCATGCTGAATCCTGA
- a CDS encoding cupin domain-containing protein: protein MISKDNAEHYTWGDDCDGWYLLNRKDMLIIHEKMPPGTHEKRHFHSVSRQFFYVLEGTLTMEMEGNKHEIKSRQGIEIPPGAKHQARNDSHQPVEFIVISHPTTRGDSSDLSSC from the coding sequence GTGATTTCAAAAGACAATGCTGAGCATTATACCTGGGGCGATGATTGCGACGGTTGGTATCTGCTAAACCGGAAGGACATGCTCATTATTCACGAAAAAATGCCGCCAGGTACGCACGAAAAGCGACACTTTCACTCTGTTTCCAGACAGTTTTTTTATGTCCTTGAGGGTACCCTGACGATGGAAATGGAAGGTAATAAACATGAAATCAAGTCCCGGCAGGGAATTGAAATCCCGCCGGGGGCAAAACATCAAGCCCGGAACGACAGCCATCAACCCGTCGAATTTATTGTCATCTCTCATCCGACAACCCGGGGCGATAGTTCTGATCTCTCTTCCTGTTGA
- a CDS encoding YceI family protein: MAVLLLFSGVFALVILRGTEPPGVTTSRATTEEGAVIGMKSVQRLALLMVGMAFSTFTLCKRQSNKKQGWHVYTLNTPGIINMTRIVPAIALGFLLSSFSLYASPVGYRINAQETAITLSWQAFGDMSQARLGNVTGDITLNAGNDSDDTVHVSIPVAGLNASNPLLSWQMKSSLFFDAERYPNITFTSSRVVALGQGHYRILGTLAVKNIARPVILDALLNDKTTRPENISLHASTTISRSAFNMASFAALVDDHVTINIAIQARLHRAV; encoded by the coding sequence GTGGCTGTACTTTTGCTCTTTTCGGGGGTTTTTGCTCTGGTGATCCTGCGTGGCACAGAACCGCCAGGGGTGACAACGTCGCGCGCCACGACGGAAGAGGGGGCAGTCATCGGTATGAAAAGCGTGCAGCGACTGGCTTTGCTGATGGTGGGGATGGCCTTTAGCACTTTCACACTCTGTAAAAGGCAATCGAATAAAAAACAGGGTTGGCACGTTTACACGTTAAACACCCCAGGGATTATCAATATGACGCGTATCGTGCCTGCCATCGCTCTCGGATTTCTGCTCAGCTCCTTTTCGTTATATGCCAGCCCGGTTGGCTACCGTATCAACGCCCAGGAGACCGCCATTACCCTCTCCTGGCAGGCATTTGGCGATATGTCACAGGCAAGGCTGGGAAATGTCACCGGGGATATTACGCTTAATGCCGGCAACGACAGCGATGACACTGTTCATGTCTCCATTCCGGTCGCGGGGCTCAATGCCTCTAACCCGCTGTTAAGCTGGCAGATGAAAAGTAGCCTCTTTTTTGACGCTGAACGCTACCCGAATATCACCTTCACCAGCAGCCGGGTGGTAGCGCTGGGCCAGGGGCACTATCGGATCCTGGGCACTCTGGCAGTGAAGAATATCGCGCGTCCGGTCATTCTGGATGCCTTACTGAATGATAAAACCACCAGGCCTGAGAACATTTCCCTGCATGCCTCAACCACCATTTCACGCTCTGCGTTCAATATGGCCAGTTTCGCGGCGCTGGTTGATGACCACGTGACAATCAATATTGCGATTCAGGCCCGCCTGCACCGGGCCGTCTGA
- a CDS encoding sensor histidine kinase, with protein MGTFWRSLKAPTLARRIIIAQMLLLTLLWFLFLTFILWEDLRSPPILTGSETYETIFTMVDHMDDRPQARTAVLESFSRALREGYGGGDDPALSISLIVRRDHAIIYSSEGAPTGVTNSIYGKLQNRESEGRSWTSRTLKSANGDTEVTLVTPAGSWNFFIYLNSRGYYILPLLVCIPFLLFPAWLSIRIAMRPWNRVVSEIALRTPEDLSPLNAVPKHKELRQMVDAINDFLARLRESTERERVFIADAAHELRTPLAAMRINVEALQGYISSERQQALLAGIIRSNSRAARLVNQLLLLMHSEARTDTVMAPVPLTSLIQDRMAALSPLAAERRIELEFYADDEFYIDGVRERLMSLIDNVIENAIKYSPEGGRVEVAVRTCDAFTQLRVSDAGPGIPVELRERVFDRFFRDPSQMQSGSGLGLSIVRAVAQQHNSRVGLSTSEEGGLVVTVEFPRHAIA; from the coding sequence ATGGGCACTTTCTGGCGCAGCCTGAAGGCCCCGACGCTGGCCCGGCGAATTATCATCGCCCAGATGCTGTTGCTTACGCTGCTATGGTTCCTCTTTCTCACCTTCATTTTGTGGGAGGACCTGCGCAGCCCGCCAATCCTCACCGGAAGTGAGACTTACGAAACCATCTTTACCATGGTCGATCATATGGATGATCGACCACAGGCGCGAACCGCCGTGCTGGAGTCCTTCAGCCGGGCGCTGCGGGAGGGGTATGGCGGCGGTGACGATCCCGCGCTCTCAATCAGTCTTATTGTGCGCAGGGATCACGCGATTATTTACTCCTCTGAAGGCGCGCCAACCGGGGTAACAAACAGTATCTATGGCAAGCTACAGAACCGCGAGAGCGAAGGGCGCAGCTGGACCAGCCGTACCCTTAAATCAGCAAACGGCGATACAGAGGTCACGCTTGTCACACCTGCCGGCAGCTGGAACTTCTTTATCTACCTCAACTCGCGCGGCTACTACATCTTGCCGTTGCTGGTCTGCATCCCGTTTCTGTTATTTCCCGCCTGGCTGTCGATCCGCATCGCCATGCGTCCCTGGAACAGGGTGGTCAGCGAGATTGCTTTACGCACGCCGGAGGATCTGTCGCCCTTAAACGCCGTGCCAAAACATAAAGAGCTTCGCCAGATGGTAGATGCCATCAATGACTTTCTGGCGAGATTGCGGGAAAGCACGGAGAGGGAACGGGTGTTTATTGCCGATGCCGCTCACGAACTGCGCACCCCGCTGGCGGCGATGCGCATCAATGTTGAGGCGTTACAGGGTTATATCAGCAGCGAGCGTCAACAGGCGTTGCTGGCAGGAATTATTCGTAGCAACAGCCGTGCGGCACGTCTCGTCAATCAGTTGTTGCTGCTGATGCACAGCGAAGCGCGCACCGATACAGTGATGGCCCCCGTGCCGCTGACCTCGCTTATCCAGGATCGCATGGCGGCGCTGTCGCCGCTGGCCGCTGAACGGCGGATTGAACTGGAGTTTTACGCGGATGATGAGTTTTACATCGACGGTGTCAGGGAGCGCCTGATGTCGCTGATTGATAACGTTATTGAAAATGCCATTAAATACAGCCCGGAGGGCGGGCGGGTTGAGGTCGCAGTACGGACGTGTGATGCATTCACGCAGCTTCGCGTCTCTGATGCCGGGCCCGGTATCCCCGTTGAGCTGCGCGAACGTGTGTTTGACCGGTTTTTCCGCGATCCTAGCCAGATGCAGAGCGGCAGCGGGTTAGGGCTCTCCATCGTCAGGGCGGTGGCGCAGCAACATAACAGCCGCGTCGGCTTAAGCACCTCTGAAGAGGGGGGATTAGTGGTGACCGTTGAGTTTCCCCGCCACGCCATCGCTTAA
- a CDS encoding ASCH domain-containing protein, whose amino-acid sequence MTKLDELKSIYPGALAWHFGDSPELADELVQLVLSGIKTATCCSAASFQRENERGEAPSVGSYNIILDGTGQPVCVIQTVRMQVIRFCEMTSELASKEGEGDLSLEYWKEGHIRYFEREGTYSEEMELVFEEFELTEIL is encoded by the coding sequence ATGACAAAGCTCGATGAATTAAAAAGCATTTATCCTGGTGCACTTGCATGGCATTTTGGCGACAGCCCTGAACTTGCTGACGAACTCGTTCAACTGGTTTTAAGTGGGATCAAAACAGCAACATGCTGTTCGGCAGCTTCTTTTCAGCGTGAAAATGAACGAGGCGAAGCTCCCAGCGTTGGAAGTTACAATATCATTCTTGACGGAACCGGACAGCCTGTATGCGTGATCCAGACTGTCAGAATGCAGGTCATTCGCTTTTGTGAAATGACGAGCGAGCTGGCCAGCAAAGAAGGTGAAGGTGATTTAAGTCTGGAATATTGGAAGGAAGGCCATATACGTTATTTTGAACGTGAAGGCACTTATTCTGAGGAAATGGAACTTGTCTTTGAGGAATTTGAACTTACCGAGATTTTGTAA
- a CDS encoding phenolic acid decarboxylase, producing MSNFDKHDLSGFVGKHLVYTYDNGWNYEIYVKNEETLDYRIHSGLVGNRWVKDQHAYIVRVGESIYKISWTEPTGTDVSLIVNLGDKLFHGTIFFPRWVMNNPEKTVCFQNDHIPLMNQYRDAGPAYPTEVIDEFATITFIRDCGANNDSVIACAASELPENFPDNLR from the coding sequence ATGAGCAACTTTGATAAACATGATTTAAGCGGTTTTGTTGGTAAACATCTGGTATACACCTACGATAACGGCTGGAACTACGAAATTTATGTCAAAAATGAAGAAACCCTCGACTACCGTATTCACAGCGGTCTGGTAGGGAATCGTTGGGTCAAAGATCAGCATGCTTATATTGTCCGCGTAGGGGAAAGTATTTATAAAATCTCCTGGACTGAGCCTACCGGGACGGATGTGAGCTTAATTGTCAACCTGGGGGATAAACTCTTCCATGGCACTATTTTCTTCCCGCGCTGGGTGATGAATAACCCTGAAAAAACGGTTTGTTTCCAGAATGACCATATTCCGCTGATGAATCAGTACCGCGATGCCGGTCCGGCTTATCCGACGGAAGTTATTGATGAATTTGCCACCATCACCTTTATTCGTGACTGCGGGGCAAATAACGACAGCGTGATTGCCTGTGCAGCAAGCGAACTGCCGGAAAATTTCCCCGATAATCTGCGTTAA
- a CDS encoding LysR family transcriptional regulator — MNRTTLEQWAILDCVFTTGSFARAAETLHRSQSSISYNLAQLQTLLGVTLLVPEGRRTVLTPTGATLLRQVRPLLKTFSYVEAQAATLQDGMRSQLNVVVDVICPRDRLFSALQQFQQRWPHIRVRLTEVTESMFPSTPAVDDADVMIVTDRQNIAGRGEWLMNVDFIAVAHRDHPLLSVSGTLTEALLGNWPRIQITDGGKTASGDSQNWDFSTLDAAAGAVVAGLGYGWLPQAYIQQQLAAGILKPLPLSHGKHRVTPLHIILRQDVPPDEQVSFLISALKMALDTTPPDAAPQ, encoded by the coding sequence ATGAACAGAACCACCCTGGAACAATGGGCAATCCTGGATTGTGTCTTCACCACCGGCAGCTTTGCCCGCGCCGCCGAAACGCTACACCGCAGCCAGTCTTCTATTAGCTATAATCTCGCGCAACTCCAGACGCTACTGGGCGTGACGTTGCTGGTTCCGGAAGGGCGACGTACTGTATTAACCCCAACCGGGGCCACGCTGCTGCGCCAGGTACGCCCACTCCTGAAAACATTCAGTTATGTGGAGGCCCAGGCTGCGACTCTGCAGGACGGGATGCGGTCGCAGCTTAATGTAGTGGTGGACGTTATCTGTCCCAGGGATCGCCTGTTCTCTGCCCTGCAACAATTTCAACAACGCTGGCCGCATATTCGGGTGAGGCTAACGGAAGTCACGGAGAGCATGTTCCCCTCCACGCCGGCGGTGGACGATGCTGATGTGATGATCGTGACCGACCGGCAAAATATTGCTGGCCGGGGAGAGTGGCTGATGAATGTGGATTTTATTGCCGTGGCCCATCGCGATCATCCGCTGCTGTCGGTATCCGGCACCCTGACCGAAGCACTGCTTGGCAACTGGCCACGGATACAAATAACAGATGGCGGTAAAACTGCCTCAGGGGATAGCCAGAACTGGGATTTCTCTACGCTGGATGCGGCGGCAGGCGCAGTCGTGGCCGGTCTGGGATATGGCTGGCTGCCGCAGGCCTATATTCAGCAACAACTGGCGGCAGGCATACTAAAACCGCTGCCCCTTAGCCACGGCAAGCACCGGGTCACGCCTTTACACATCATCCTGCGCCAGGACGTTCCGCCGGATGAACAGGTCAGTTTCCTGATATCAGCTCTGAAAATGGCGCTGGACACCACACCACCCGATGCGGCGCCCCAGTAA
- a CDS encoding sigma-70 family RNA polymerase sigma factor translates to MYEDNKITTSDVRQHLAEHLTRLWRYGLVLSRNREVAEELVQSTCVRALEKSAQFTPGTRIDSWLFTILHSIWISDVRARRVRLGQGFVESDELLAPDTHEQDEARLHYGKIMQHVSGLPEAQRNAVFLVYVEGFTYQEAADTLSVPIGTIMSRLATARAKIAQLMHAPRPVQEKR, encoded by the coding sequence ATGTATGAGGATAACAAAATCACTACCAGTGACGTCCGCCAGCATCTTGCTGAACATCTGACACGCCTGTGGCGCTATGGCCTGGTTCTGTCGCGCAATCGTGAGGTTGCCGAAGAGTTGGTCCAGTCTACCTGTGTGCGCGCGCTGGAAAAAAGCGCGCAGTTCACCCCCGGCACGCGCATCGACAGCTGGTTATTCACTATTCTGCACTCCATCTGGATTTCAGATGTGCGTGCCCGCCGGGTGCGCCTCGGGCAAGGCTTCGTCGAAAGTGATGAACTGCTGGCGCCGGACACCCACGAGCAGGATGAAGCTCGCCTGCACTATGGAAAAATCATGCAGCACGTGAGCGGCCTGCCGGAAGCACAGCGCAACGCGGTATTTTTGGTCTATGTCGAAGGTTTTACCTATCAGGAAGCGGCAGATACCTTGTCTGTGCCTATTGGCACCATCATGAGCCGGCTGGCGACGGCGAGGGCGAAAATTGCCCAGCTTATGCACGCCCCGCGTCCTGTACAGGAGAAGCGATAG